The window GCCTATGATGATAAGTTCCGCGGGCTGGAACCCCGAAGTCATGGAATCAAGCTCCTCAAACCCCGTGGGAACCCCCGTATAGGCGTCCTTCGCGTTGTAGAGCTTTTCTATGGTTTTAATCGCCTCGGGGATAATTTCCTTGGCGCTCTTAAAGCTCATGGTCTTCCGGTCTTCGGTAAGATCAAAGATCCGCTGCTGGGTTTCTTCCAGTATTATCCGGGATTCCTGGGATTCATCATAGGATTTAACGCTTACTTCCCCCGCAACCCGGATCAGGGACCGGCGCAGGGAGCAATCCTGTACTATCTTGGCATAATAATCGACGTTAGCGCTGGAGGGGACCACATTGGTAAGGGAAGCCACATAGGAAGGCCCACCGGACAGATCCAGATCTCCCACCTTACGAAGCTCTTCCGTAACGGTAATGATATCCGCCTTCCGTCCCTGATTAAAAAGACTGAGAATTGCCGCGTAAACCCGGCGATTGGCGTTGGAATAAAAATCGTCAGGCCTGAGATACTGGATAACGGTGGTAATAGCATCTTCATCAAGCATCATGGCTCCCAGAGAAGCCTGTTCCGCCTCATCGTTATGAGGGGGAACCTTTGGGCCATTGCCTATTAGACCATTGCCCGGATCTTTCTGCGTCTGGGGAGCCATGGCTTATTAAACTTCTGGGGTGGCCGCTTCCTGGGACACTTCCTGTGCAGGCGCCGCTTCCTGGGCATTTGCAGCCGGAGCGGCGCTGGGAGCTTCGCTCTTCTGGGTAGATTCCGCCGAAGCCGGCTCCGCGTCTCTGAGATGCTCTGCATCTCTGTGCCGGCGATCCTTCCGTACCGGCGCCGATGGGGTTTCAACCTTTACCGGCTGCCCCTCCACTGTTATGGTCATCTCTGCGGCGGCGCTTTCGTATAACTTAACCGCTACCTTGTATTTGCCCACACTCTTAAAACTGTTCCCGGGAAGTTCAATCCGCTTCCGCTCAATCTGGAAACCCTGTTTAGTCAGTTCATCCGCCACAGTCTGGCTGGTAACGGCGCCGTAGAGCTTTCCGTTGGCCCCTGCAGGCATGACAATAACCAATTCCAAGGCTTCCAGTTTTTCCTTAAGACCCAGGGCATCCTTGCGCTTCTCTTCTTTCCGCGCCTCTATTTCCCCACGCCGGGACTCGAACAACGCAACCGTACTATCCGTATAAGGCAGGGCGAGACCCCGGGGAAAGAGATAGTTTCTGGCATAGCCCTTGGCTACATCCTTCACGTCCCCCTCTTCTCCCAGGGGTAATAAATCCTTGTTTAAAATAACCTTCATAACACAAGCTCCTTGGCAAAAAACCTTTGGTTTTTTGCATTAATTTGGAATAAAACGGACACTATCACACCTCCGGAGTTGGGGGCGATCCGTTTGTTTTCGGCGCCCGAAAGGGCACCCAATTTTCAGCAATCCCCAGGAGGACTAAAACCACCAGGAAGACCGCGTTAATTCCGGGACTCAGAATCACAACAAAAATAACCAGGTTCAAAACAAACCGCATTCCCGGCGGTATGAGCGCCCGGGTAAGAAAAAAAAGGACTATTCCACCGCCCTGGGTCAAATACAGTATAATACATAAAACCAGTACATTCCAACCCGCAATTTCAAGGGGCGTAAGCTTTAGTCTCAAACCCGCCAATATGGCCAGCAGGGAAAACGAAAGCGCCCAAATACATTCCGGCCGCAGATGAAAACTGACAAGCGACCCATCCGGCCGCTTGAGCGGGGAACTTCGTTGCAAAATGCGCCGGACCATCCAGGTGATAACCAGACTTATCTGACGGCTGACGAAAAAAAGCAGAACCCAGGACACCAACATCCCGCCCCGGAGGGCAACGGCGCCCAGGGTTTTCAGTATGGTATCCGCGGTCATATACTGTTCCGTCAGGGAACGCTGCACCACATCCGCGCCGGCCGAAGCTGCGTACAGGGACGCCAAGGCTTCAGCCTGTTGGCGGAAAATAGAAAACAGCTCCTGGTCTTCCCGCATGGAATACAACACCAGGGCAAAAACAAGGGTTGCCAGGACGGAACCGGCCATAAACCGGTATACAACGGGCATCCTGAAAAAAGCAGGCGCACGTTCCGGCGGCGATGTAATCCAGGTAAAAATCGCGATAAGCGCCGCCAAACAAAGGACATCCACCCCTATGGCCGGCAGAGAAAAAGCAAAATTCCCCAGTACGGCAAGTAACGCAGCAAACCATGCGGTCTTTGCATTAAAACAATAAGCAACAACACCAAGGGGCAATAAAAACAAAAAACCCAAGAGGCTGCTCTTAACTAAGCCAACGGAAACCGCTGCCCCGATCAGAGCGGGTAACCACGCTAAGGTTCCCATGGCGCTTAAAACCGTTTTCCTGACTAGTCCGCTACAAAAGGAAGCAGGGCAATAATCCGCGCCCGTTTAATCGACAGAGCAAGAGCCCGCTGATGCTTGGCGCAGGTACCGGTAATACGGCGGGGCAGTATCTTCCCCCGTTCGGTGATAAACCGGCGCAGTACATCCGCATCCTTATAGTCTATCCTAAGCTTCTGGGTGCAGAATTTGCAGACCTTTTTCTTAAAAAAGACCTTGCCCTTTCCCCGGCCGCCTCTGTCGTCACCGTCCCGGCCATCCATGGGGATGTCCATCC is drawn from Treponema primitia ZAS-1 and contains these coding sequences:
- the rpsR gene encoding 30S ribosomal protein S18 — translated: MSDEQQYIENERPSGGNYGGNRDRGMDIPMDGRDGDDRGGRGKGKVFFKKKVCKFCTQKLRIDYKDADVLRRFITERGKILPRRITGTCAKHQRALALSIKRARIIALLPFVAD
- the rplI gene encoding 50S ribosomal protein L9, giving the protein MKVILNKDLLPLGEEGDVKDVAKGYARNYLFPRGLALPYTDSTVALFESRRGEIEARKEEKRKDALGLKEKLEALELVIVMPAGANGKLYGAVTSQTVADELTKQGFQIERKRIELPGNSFKSVGKYKVAVKLYESAAAEMTITVEGQPVKVETPSAPVRKDRRHRDAEHLRDAEPASAESTQKSEAPSAAPAANAQEAAPAQEVSQEAATPEV